The Halocalculus aciditolerans genome includes a window with the following:
- a CDS encoding CRISPR-associated ring nuclease — MARIWVTNGTPTMPGILNPVTAACDRGYVPDEVWVLSNPGVAEYVAKATDRFEVIVDAYGGDTDVSVHDLDDETDFPDIIEFYRSTIEAARETGDTIAVDVTPGRKFMSAIAFQAGFKFDADHVFYFHRKAGGYYGQFYAEIPRTATDLIDFKEVL; from the coding sequence ATGGCTCGGATCTGGGTGACCAACGGTACTCCTACTATGCCCGGAATTCTGAATCCGGTGACCGCAGCTTGTGACCGAGGGTACGTCCCGGACGAGGTCTGGGTTCTGTCGAACCCCGGTGTCGCTGAGTACGTCGCTAAAGCCACCGACCGATTCGAAGTAATCGTTGATGCCTATGGTGGTGATACTGATGTCTCTGTTCACGACTTAGACGACGAGACTGATTTCCCCGACATAATCGAGTTCTACCGGTCTACTATCGAAGCTGCTCGGGAGACTGGTGATACGATTGCTGTTGATGTCACGCCCGGTCGGAAGTTCATGTCTGCCATCGCGTTTCAGGCGGGTTTCAAATTCGACGCTGACCACGTCTTCTATTTCCACCGGAAAGCAGGGGGCTACTACGGGCAGTTTTACGCCGAAATCCCGCGAACGGCCACTGACCTAATCGATTTCAAGGAGGTTCTATAA
- a CDS encoding DUF429 domain-containing protein, which produces MTREPTHFVGVDWASGAWVTVVYSSKSDRPDIDVFDTIREVWDEYGEASHRIVVDVPIGLCESFDADDCPCEVADGEIFRACDSLARSVIGDRYRSVFTSPARQAARMAADGDAGHAEITEKNKDLTGKGLTQQAAGIASGIVATEDLLLGDGDSDVLVEGHPEVCFRAFNGKPLEHSKKTAPGVDERLSAISSVQEYTPDDWRVLAKDLRTEDRRVQLDDLLDALVLALTAFAKDDEYKQLPPDPPTDANGLPMQMVYRSRTDLVE; this is translated from the coding sequence GTGACGAGGGAACCCACCCATTTCGTCGGGGTTGATTGGGCATCTGGCGCATGGGTCACGGTCGTGTACTCCAGTAAGTCGGACAGACCCGATATCGACGTGTTCGATACGATTCGGGAAGTGTGGGACGAATACGGAGAGGCGAGTCATCGCATCGTTGTGGACGTCCCAATCGGTCTCTGCGAATCATTTGACGCCGACGACTGCCCTTGTGAGGTGGCTGACGGCGAGATTTTCCGAGCGTGTGACTCCCTTGCCAGGTCAGTCATTGGTGATCGGTATCGGTCGGTGTTCACATCGCCTGCTCGACAGGCAGCGCGAATGGCCGCGGATGGAGACGCGGGTCACGCTGAGATAACGGAGAAGAACAAAGATCTCACGGGGAAGGGGCTTACCCAGCAGGCTGCTGGTATTGCCAGTGGGATTGTTGCTACTGAGGACCTCCTATTGGGCGATGGGGACTCGGACGTATTGGTCGAAGGCCATCCAGAAGTGTGCTTTCGGGCATTCAATGGGAAGCCCCTGGAGCACAGCAAGAAAACTGCTCCAGGTGTCGATGAAAGACTATCTGCGATAAGTAGTGTACAGGAGTATACCCCCGATGACTGGCGCGTCCTCGCTAAAGACCTGCGAACGGAAGATCGGAGAGTTCAGTTGGACGACCTTCTTGACGCGCTTGTTCTGGCTCTCACAGCGTTTGCCAAGGATGACGAGTACAAACAACTACCACCGGATCCACCGACCGACGCGAACGGATTACCGATGCAAATGGTCTACCGAAGCAGAACTGACCTAGTTGAGTGA